The window AAAGCCGTTGTGCTACACGATCCGCGAAGGCCGCCGCATGGTGGAAGTCGCGAATGAGACGAAACGCGTGGTGCAGGTCGGCCTGCAACGCCGTTCGTCGCCGTTGTTCGCGGGTCTCCGCGAACAAGTGCAGGCAAACAAGTTCGGCAAGATCACCATGATGCGCGCCTACCGCCTCACGAACATGTTCCCCAAGGGCATCGGCAAAGAGCCGGACAGCGATGCACCCCCTGATCTCAACTGGGATTTGTGGCTGGGCCCAAAACCAATGCGCCCCTTCAATCCTGATATTGCCCCGTACAAATTCCGGTGGTGGCAGGAATACTCCTCGCAACTCGGCAACTGGGGCGTCCACTACTTCGACCTGCTCCGCTGGATTACCGGCGACGAGTCTCCCTCGTCGGTTGTCGCGCTCGGCGGCCGCTTCGCCATCGACGACGACCGTACCATCCCTGACACGATGCAGGCGGTGTACGAGTTCAAGGCAGGCCGCCTGATGCTCTTCGGGCAATACGAAGCCAGCGGCACGCCGATGTTTCCCTTTGGCGAATCCGAGATGCGCGGCACGGAAGGCACGCTTTACATCGATGACGGCGGATACAAGGTCATTGGCGAGAAGCCGGGCCAGTTCCAGGATGCAGGCCCGCGCGCCGCGGACGAAGAGATCAAGCAGCCCGAGGGCGACGTAACGAAGCTGCACATCCGCAACTTCCTCGACTGCATCAAGTCGCGCGCCGTGCCCAACTGCCCCATCGAAGAAGGGCATCGCTCCACGATCTTCTCCCACCTTGGCAACATTGCTTTGGTAACGAAGACGAAACTGGATTGGGACGCGGAAAAGGAGACCTTCATCAACAACGACGCCGCGAACGCCATGCTCCACTACGAATACCGGAGCCCGTGGGAATTGGGATAATTGACCGTTCGTGCAATATTGGAGCGTGATATACGTATTCCCCTTGCAGAATGGTACTGGCGGTATCATTCTGCAAGGTAATTCGCCCTCCGGACAGTCACTTGAGGCTAGGCCGGAATTTTTTCTGCTGACTATGCCCCGTTCTTCTCCTGCGAGATTCGGGCGATGATATTGGTCGTAGACCGGCCTTCCACGCCGGGAATGATGGCAATGCTTCC of the Candidatus Hydrogenedentota bacterium genome contains:
- a CDS encoding Gfo/Idh/MocA family oxidoreductase, giving the protein MTEQISRRTFVKTGAAVAAGVAASLASPRAHGANERIRLGIVGTGNRGGQLINMTRPNEDVEIVALCDVYQTHLDKWKTELGGNVATYSDFRELLENKDIDAVMVATPEHWHAIIMIQACKAGKDVYVEKPLCYTIREGRRMVEVANETKRVVQVGLQRRSSPLFAGLREQVQANKFGKITMMRAYRLTNMFPKGIGKEPDSDAPPDLNWDLWLGPKPMRPFNPDIAPYKFRWWQEYSSQLGNWGVHYFDLLRWITGDESPSSVVALGGRFAIDDDRTIPDTMQAVYEFKAGRLMLFGQYEASGTPMFPFGESEMRGTEGTLYIDDGGYKVIGEKPGQFQDAGPRAADEEIKQPEGDVTKLHIRNFLDCIKSRAVPNCPIEEGHRSTIFSHLGNIALVTKTKLDWDAEKETFINNDAANAMLHYEYRSPWELG